From a region of the Syngnathus typhle isolate RoL2023-S1 ecotype Sweden linkage group LG12, RoL_Styp_1.0, whole genome shotgun sequence genome:
- the slc27a4 gene encoding long-chain fatty acid transport protein 4: MLRLACCTVLLFVLRLLIGLPWFQVLPAILIFYLGSGGWRFLRIFVKTIGRDLHAAVVLLRVKMNVKRHLRQNNTIPAIFAETVRRHADKTALIFEGTGETWTFRQLDEYSNRVGNLLLQRGFQEGDVVAVFMENRSQYVGLWLGMAKIGVEAALINFNLRLEALVHCVTISKAKAVVFGSELTDAVSEVHVSMGKTVQMFCSGDWDPKRVPQGTECLEPLLAAAPSHLPSRPQRCFTDRLFYIYTSGTTGMPKAAIVVHSRYYRMAALVYYGFRMTPDDVLYDCLPLYHSAGNIVGVGQCIIHGMSVVIRKKFSASRFWDDCAKYNCTIVQYIGEICRYLLNQPIRDMEKRHCVRMALGNGLRQSIWEEFMTRFNIPQIAEFYGATECNCSLGNFDNKVGACGFNSQILPFIYPIRLVRVDEETMELIRGPDGVCIPCKPGEPGQLVGRIIQNDPLRRFDGYVNQSATSKKIAQSVFKKGDSAYLSGDVLIMDECGHMYFKDRTGDTFRWKGENVSTTEVEGTLSRLLDMKDVVVYGVEVPGAEGKAGMAAIADPNHSSDLEKFVKDLDKALPPYARPVFLRFLPEVNKTGTFKFQKMDLRREGFDPKAVSDRLYFLDSSRGRYVLLDEELYRSILSGKHKL; the protein is encoded by the exons ATGCTGCGTTTAGCGTGTTGCACAGTCCTGCTGTTTGTCTTGAGGCTGCTGATTGGCCTGCCCTGGTTCCAAGTCCTGCCAGCCATCCTCATCTTCTACCTGGGTAGCGGAGGATGGCGCTTCCTGCGGATCTTCGTCAAAACAATTGGCAGAGACTTGCA cgcgGCAGTGGTGCTGCTGCGGGTCAAGATGAACGTCAAACGCCACCTGCGGCAGAACAACACTATCCCCGCCATCTTCGCCGAGACGGTGCGTCGTCACGCCGACAAAACGGCACTGATCTTCGAAGGCACCGGCGAGACGTGGACCTTCCGACAATTAGACGAGTACTCCAACCGAGTGGGCAACCTGCTGCTCCAACGCGGCTTTCAA GAGGGCGACGTGGTGGCCGTTTTCATGGAGAACAGGTCCCAGTATGTGGGACTGTGGCTCGGCATGGCCAAGATTGGAGTGGAGGCCGCCCTCATCAACTTTAATTTGAGACTCGAGGCCTTGGTGCACTGCGTAACCATTTCCAAAGCCAAAGCGGTGGTGTTTGGATCTGAGCTGACTGATG CTGTGTCCGAGGTCCACGTTTCAATGGGGAAGACGGTGCAGATGTTTTGCTCCGGAGATTGGGACCCCAAACGGGTACCTCAGGGTACCGAGTGCCTCGAGCCGCTGCTGGCCGCTGCCCCGTCGCACCTGCCCAGTCGACCACAACGCTGCTTCACAG ATCGCCTCTTCTACATCTACACGTCAGGAACCACGGGGATGCCTAAAGCGGCCATTGTTGTGCACAGCAG GTATTACCGCATGGCCGCTCTGGTGTATTACGGCTTCAGGATGACGCCGGATGACGTCTTGTACGACTGCCTTCCACTCTACCACTCTGCAG GTAACATTGTGGGGGTGGGCCAGTGTATAATCCATGGCATGAGTGTCGTCATCAGAAAGAAGTTCTCTGCCTCCCGTTTCTGGGACGACTGCGCTAAGTACAACTGCACT ATTGTTCAGTACATAGGTGAGATTTGCCGCTACCTGCTCAACCAGCCGATACGCGACATGGAAAAACGGCACTGTGTGCGCATGGCGCTCGGGAACGGCCTGCGTCAGTCCATATGGGAGGAATTCATGACGCGATTCAACATTCCGCAGATAGCCGAATTCTATGGTGCAACTGAGTGCAACTGCAGCTTAGGGAACTTTGACAACAAG GTGGGAGCGTGCGGCTTCAACAGTCAAATTCTACCCTTCATCTACCCCATCCGACTGGTGAGGGTAGATGAAGAGACCATGGAGCTCATCCGAGGGCCCGACGGTGTATGCATTCCCTGTAAACCCG GCGAGCCTGGTCAACTGGTGGGCAGGATCATTCAGAATGACCCTCTACGCAGGTTCGACGGTTATGTCAATCAATCGGCAACCAGCAAGAAGATTGCTCAGAGTGTCTTCAAGAAGGGAGACAGTGCTTATTTATCCG GCGACGTGCTGATCATGGATGAGTGCGGCCACATGTACTTCAAGGACAGGACGGGAGACACGTTTCGCTGGAAAGGAGAGAACGTCTCCACCACCGAGGTGGAAGGGACACTCAGCAGGCTGCTCGACATGAAAGATGTTGTGGTCTATGGGGTGGAAGTACCTG GTGCAGAAGGGAAGGCTGGGATGGCCGCCATCGCCGATCCAAATCACTCCTCTGACCTGGAAAAGTTTGTGAAGGATCTGGACAAGGCTCTTCCTCCATACGCCAGGCCGGTCTTCCTCCGCTTTCTCCCAGAAGTCAACAAAACTG GAACGTTTAAATTCCAGAAAATGGATCTTCGGCGAGAAGGCTTTGACCCTAAAGCCGTGTCAGACAGACTGTACTTCCTGGattccagcagagggcgctatGTGCTGCTGGATGAGGAGTTGTACCGCTCCATACTTTCAGGGAAACATAAATTGTGA